The following nucleotide sequence is from Nitrospira sp..
TCGATGAAGCCCAGCCGGTGATCAATAAGCAGGGCGTCGGGTTCAAGGGCGTGATTCCTGCTGTGTTTGCCAGAAAATCGGGTGAGCGATTTTATCGGAAGACCGGTATCCGCATGAAATTGACCGGGATGGATTACCGGTATCCCGGGAACAAGCCGGATGAATTCGAGGTCGAAGTCTTGCGGGTGTTCGCGGATACGCGCCATCCGAAAGGTCAGCCGTACAGCAAGGCTACGATCATCGATGGAAAGCCGGTGCTTCGGATGATGGACCCCGAATACGCCGCGACCTCCTGTCTTGGCTGTCACGGGAATCCGAAAGGGGACCGAGACATTACGGGCATGAAAAAGGAAGGATGGAAGGAGGGAGATCTCGCAGGCGCGATCAGCATTGTCATTCCCATGCGATAACAGCCGGCCGGAGAACTTCCTCAGATTCAGATCTTGGTGGAGCAAAGGAGAGAAGAACGTTATGAGCAAGATCGTCGTCGTCGATGATTCGTATGCCGAATTGCAGATGATCGAGAGCTACCTAAAATCCGCCAATCATACGGTCGTCTCCTATCCCAATGCGGACAAACTGGAAGACAAGTTGGCGGCGGACCGGCCGGATTTGATCGTGCTGGATGTCGTGATGCCGGGACGAAACGGTTTCCAGGCTTGTCGGGATCTCAAGAGCGACGATCGCTTCAAGAACATTCCCATCGTGTTGTGTACGTCGAAAGGACAGGAGAGTGATAAGTTCTGGGGACAACAGCAAGGGGCGAACGGTTATGTCGTCAAGCCCTTTAAGGCGGAAGATTTAGTCGCAGCCGTCAAGCGAGCGTTGAACTGATCCATGGCCGACCTCTATCCCACCGTGAGTCAGTCAAACCCACTCTCTCCACCACAAGGAACGTATCAACCGAGCAAGGGCGCTTCCGACTCAGCAGGTGCCTCGACGCGGATGTGCGTGTTCCTCCTCGGCGGAGAGTCTTTCGCGATGGACCTCCGGCACGTGGCCGAGGTATTCGAGGTAGAGAGTGTTACCGCGGTCCCGGGGATGCCTCGGGTGCTGGTGGGAGTGACCAATCTCCGAGGTACGATCGTCTCGCTCGTCGACTTGCGAGAGACGTTAGAGGTATCCCTTGCCTCGTCCGTTCTTCCGTTCGCCGTGGTAATGCGTGAGGGGGCCAAATTGTGCGGCGTACTGGTCGATGATGTCCCTGAAATCCGCACAGTCTCCAGGAATGACCTTCTGCCGGCTCTGCAGTCGGGGCCTTATGAGAGGCGTCCCGGTGTGTCCCTGGTACTGCGTCTCGGCAGCCGTCTCTGTGGAGTGCTTGATGTGACTCAGGTCTTCGCGCAGATCGAAGGGGGCAGCGGGGGCACGGAGGTCGAGGCCGGACGATGATCGCCGAGTAGGTCGGATACAGATCCGACGGTTCCCGCAGGGATCGACGGATTCGAGCGAAGAAGAGAAGAAGGAGGAACGCACCATGATCGGGCAGGGTGTCATGAATCGATTCCAAGATATGAAGACGCAGTCGAAGCTCTTTGTCAGTTTCGGCCTTGTCAGTGCCATCATTCTGGCCATGGCCAGCGTCGGTGTAGTGACCCTGCGCCAACTTAGTGATCAATCGCAGACAGTGTACGTCCACTACACGGTCCCGCTGGCCGAATTTGCCAAGATGGGAACGGCTCTGACGAAACATCATCAGGTGTTACTCGATGTCGCTGCAGTTACCAAACAGGCAGATTTTGCGCAAGAAGTCTCGAAGCTGGGACCGCTGAAGGCGGAAATCGAGCGCACCTTGAACAATTACAAAGTAACGACGATGCGTGTGTCGCGTTCCGGTCGGGACGAGCTGAAGGATCTCACGGTCTTTGAACCGGCGCTGAGGAAGTATTTTCAGGAGGCGGATGGGGCGTTGAGTGCCATGGCCGATAGCTTCGACCGTAGCGGGCTTTCGGCTGCCCAGGCTGAACAGATGCGAGCGCTTGGTATGTTGGCTTTAACCGTGAACCTGACGCCAACATTCGAGAATGTGGTGAGGCGGCACAACGAGCAAGTCAACAGCATTGAAGCCGTGGCCAAAGACCTGAATGAAGATGCGCAAGCGTTGGCTGCCGACAGCACCTTGATCCTCGTCGGTGGAGGTCTGGTCGCGGTGGCCCTGGGTATCTGCGTAGGGTATGTCATGGCGCGGTTCCTCTCACGAGGCATCACGCACATCGCC
It contains:
- a CDS encoding DUF3365 domain-containing protein; translated protein: MGNLLMKQAAAFAMMWGVMGGTALANTEMETAELLIKLLQVGRGVVSEHQALINDASKGEKGFTGEYLANQVVERFRKATKIDLSRPNSAPQASLFLAMVESEKEVIDEAQPVINKQGVGFKGVIPAVFARKSGERFYRKTGIRMKLTGMDYRYPGNKPDEFEVEVLRVFADTRHPKGQPYSKATIIDGKPVLRMMDPEYAATSCLGCHGNPKGDRDITGMKKEGWKEGDLAGAISIVIPMR
- a CDS encoding response regulator, producing the protein MSKIVVVDDSYAELQMIESYLKSANHTVVSYPNADKLEDKLAADRPDLIVLDVVMPGRNGFQACRDLKSDDRFKNIPIVLCTSKGQESDKFWGQQQGANGYVVKPFKAEDLVAAVKRALN
- a CDS encoding chemotaxis protein CheW, whose translation is MDLRHVAEVFEVESVTAVPGMPRVLVGVTNLRGTIVSLVDLRETLEVSLASSVLPFAVVMREGAKLCGVLVDDVPEIRTVSRNDLLPALQSGPYERRPGVSLVLRLGSRLCGVLDVTQVFAQIEGGSGGTEVEAGR